Below is a window of Desmonostoc muscorum LEGE 12446 DNA.
TGGGACGATTTTAGCTTTTGAAATTTATATAGTTATTAATTACAGCAGATTTCAAGAAGTGTGAAGTACACTATTTATGTCTCAAAGCTAGGCATAGAGTCTATTCTAAGTTATAATTACCACTCCTTAATTCTCAATTCTATTTAACCTCAGTTCGGGATCAGCTGAGACATTGATTATATCGTTGGCTGAAACCTCCATTCCTGTGTAGAAATAGCACAGAAAATCGGTTTAACCCGAACTGACGTTCATTTACCTGAAATACGCTGTATATGTTTTTTATAGCGTTTCCCCACAAGCGTGAAGTACACCTGTAGGGGCACGGCAGTGCCCATAAGTGTCAACTTAACGTGAAATGGGCGGTTAGAAACCTTGGCTACACGAGGCTTTACCCACCGACCTGGGTTTCAAATCCTTAATTTGACCTTAGTCCGCACCAGGCAACTTCTCTGCGAGACACTACGCGAACGCCTGTGTAGCCGCGAATTCTATTCGCCAAGGCTTAAGTTGACACCAATGGGCACTGCCATGCCCCTACACCTTGCCATTATGATGTTGTACTGCATCTACATGGGAACCGCCATAGCTTATTAGGAACTATCACCAAAATCGGAGTGTAGGAAAACTTAAAAAGTAGAGGTAGCTGCTAAACTATTACCCATTTCAGCACCTTCGGATCTTTATCATAGCGATAGGTAAAGCCGTCTCTAGTAGTAATAGATTCCCCTTTACTTGCCTTACTTCTAATAGTAGTAATGGAATAGGATGTTAATGCATTCATTTCCTTGTGAGAAAATCCTTCGACTGTGCTTATTTCTGCTTTAATTAGGGATTTATTTTGAGACGAATCATCTATTTTTATTTGAGGATTTATGGGAGGAATAGTGACAATTGCTTTTCGAGTCCGATAATCCTGCACTGTCACAAGTTGCCAACTCGAATCTTGTGAAAGTTCCAAAACCCATTGATGATAATCAAACAGGCTTTCCCGATGCCCGACACTGATAAATGTTGTTTTCGTCTCTTGTAACTGTTGATATAAACTTCCTTCATTTTTCAAATCCAAAGCACTCGTTGCTTCGTCTAATATAGTGAAGCTAGGATGAGTAACTATTAGTCGTGCAAAAGCAAGGCGTTGTTGTTCTCCCAATGATAATATGTTTTCCCAAGGAACTTCTGTATCGAAGCCATCGACTCGACTTAGCAAGTTTTGCAGATTAACTTGTTGTAGAACCTCTTTGAGTTCCGCATCGCTAATCTGACGATTAGTATTAGGGTAAAGTAACTGTTCACGCAAAGTTCCCAAAATGATATAAGGACGTTGGGGTAGGAATAAGACTTCTTCTAAAGGAGGTCGCACTAAACGACCAGTCCCCGCGTTCCACAAACCTGCGATCGCTCTCAATAGAGAACTTTTACCTCGACCACTCGGCCCAACAATCAATAAACCTTCTCCCGGTTGAACAGACAGTGACAAGTCTTCAACGATTACCTGCTCATAGTTGGGCGTTTGTAAGGTGACATGCTCAAAAGCAAAATGATTTTCTTCTATTATTTTAATGGTACTAACATTCTCTGGTTGTTTGGTGACTTCTTCTAAGGCATCTGAAAACTCAGCTAAACGCTCAACGTAACTCGAAAAATTTCCAGAAGTGCCAAATGCAGTTATTAGTTCTCCCAAAGCAGTAGCAAACATAAAGCTAGCGACACTAGCTTGTCCAACTTGTCCGAAATCAATTTTACCTTGAATATATAAAGGCGCAAGTATAAATAACATAAAAAGTTCGATAGCAACCTGATATGCTCTGTTAAAAATGTCTCTATTTCTCTCCCAATCAATCTTGCGTTTATTATTTTTTATCAGCTTATTAAATCGGCGCTCAATTATATTTAATTCCTGTTTCTCTCCCCGAAAAAAAGCTATCGATTCAGCATGATTGCGAACATGAGTTAGGCAGTAATTATAGTCAGCTTTAGATTCAATTTCCGCTTGATTAATACTATTTAATTCTTGATTTAAGTAGACAGCAATGAAATTGCCCATAATCGTATAAATAATCAGAGCAATAGCAATCTGTTGGGAAATTGACCAGATAATTATTGCAAAAGTTATCATTTCCAGTACTTTTTCTAGGAAAGTAGCTGAAAAATTGAGGGCATTACTGGTAATTGGTTCAATTTCTTGGGATAAACGTTGATCTGGGTTATCAACATCAGTTCTAAAATTAATTTTATAATAAGCACGATTGCTTAAATATTTATCTAAAATTTGATTATTAAGCCATTGATACCAATCAAGAGCAATTTGTTTTCTAACAAATTTAGAAAATCCTAACAAAAGCGTTACCAAGACAAGTCCAGCAGCATAAAATGATATGCTATTAATAAACTTAGAATAATCTTTTTCTTGAAGTATGATATCGACGAGGTAGCGATTAAGAAAACTATTAAAAGCAGTGACACCTACAAATCCAATTATTAGTAATATTAGGAGAATCAGCATTCCCCATGCACGAATTACGTCTGAGAATGCTCTTTCTCCTGGCTTTGTTGGATACCAGTAAGGGCCAGCGATCGCTTTGACATTTTCCCAGAATTGGGTAAAATCTGAAAAAACATTTCTTGAGGGTTGAGCTTGAACAACTTGGGTTGGCATCTTTGAGAAATA
It encodes the following:
- a CDS encoding ABC transporter ATP-binding protein/permease — encoded protein: MPTQVVQAQPSRNVFSDFTQFWENVKAIAGPYWYPTKPGERAFSDVIRAWGMLILLILLIIGFVGVTAFNSFLNRYLVDIILQEKDYSKFINSISFYAAGLVLVTLLLGFSKFVRKQIALDWYQWLNNQILDKYLSNRAYYKINFRTDVDNPDQRLSQEIEPITSNALNFSATFLEKVLEMITFAIIIWSISQQIAIALIIYTIMGNFIAVYLNQELNSINQAEIESKADYNYCLTHVRNHAESIAFFRGEKQELNIIERRFNKLIKNNKRKIDWERNRDIFNRAYQVAIELFMLFILAPLYIQGKIDFGQVGQASVASFMFATALGELITAFGTSGNFSSYVERLAEFSDALEEVTKQPENVSTIKIIEENHFAFEHVTLQTPNYEQVIVEDLSLSVQPGEGLLIVGPSGRGKSSLLRAIAGLWNAGTGRLVRPPLEEVLFLPQRPYIILGTLREQLLYPNTNRQISDAELKEVLQQVNLQNLLSRVDGFDTEVPWENILSLGEQQRLAFARLIVTHPSFTILDEATSALDLKNEGSLYQQLQETKTTFISVGHRESLFDYHQWVLELSQDSSWQLVTVQDYRTRKAIVTIPPINPQIKIDDSSQNKSLIKAEISTVEGFSHKEMNALTSYSITTIRSKASKGESITTRDGFTYRYDKDPKVLKWVIV